The genomic DNA CAAGCATCCAAATGCTTTAAAGAAGTTAAAGGTGTaatgccaatgaaaaaaaaaacagaaatggGCATTatcatgacagtataaaacctTATTATCCATAAGTTTTCACTATTTTTTGGGCTAAGATTGCatgaaatgcaattaaaaaCCTATATGGTACTGACTTGATTTTATAGTCTTCTAAGGCTTATCACTATCTTTTTAGTACTCAAAAGATAGTTTATTGATCATAACATTTTATACATTCTATCAATTGAAATTGAATGAAATGTGCTCAAACATTCATGTCACAAAATGATGTTAAACCATGTGCACCGGTCAAGAAAATTGCACAACTTTTACAAGGTGCAGGAATCTTATAtatttgttctaaaaatataaatgatgtcattgttaaagtcatatttaaaaattggagttatcttcctttgtctaCACGTgtagttatcttcctttgtttCAGAATTTTTGTTGAATCAACTTCATATGTtatatacaatgcaatatttatttttgttctctGATAAATTAGGCAACCTTTACTCATTGcatacaagcactttgatttatacttttgcaTACATTTTGAGTACAAGCTTACTTCATGTTATAGTGACTTTTCCTACAGCATAACAAATACACATTGAAGATAAGAACAGACAATCATAAAacaattttgcatcattattatctcacaaatataacaaatgaatgaatgacTATACTTTTAAATTGCCAACTAAGGCTAGGCTTCTCTATAAAAGCTTGACTAGCTCAGAACAAGGAGAAATTGGTGTTCAAATCAACATATCCAATATTAAGATTGGTTGATTTCTTAAGTCTTAGTAAGATAATTGAACAAGACTGCATTATGACAGTTTTCTGATGTTTACATTTCTGAAGGGAGATAATTACATATATTGTACTTGATTCAGAGATGTTTGGACAGATTGAGACAAAGCAGGTCGAAGTTCCAGGACCGATTCCGTGGTATAAACAGTAAAGAAATGGAGAAGGATGCTAATGATAACTTTATACACGAGTTAATGAGAGAGGAACTGAAGATAATACAAAGGTCATTTCAGGGGTCACCTACTTTTGATGATATTGAGGTAAAAGTATTTATATCAAGCATTTCATTGAATAACATGAATTACAAATGGCtacaaattaaatgaatcaCATATTTAACACATTCTTTAACAGATGATAGTTGAATAaccttttattcaatttttcttgattttttcttttttgtttaaagtaaTGGTTGAGGAATAATTAGAGTTGTTGATATAAGGGTAGCAACTGCATGAACACAAATGACCAAAAGACAGAGGTCAACATGCTGTAGtcattaaatatgttaaatctattaattatacaaaaagttccagaaaaaaataaaagaaactatgaaaaatttcaatgaacgaacaacacaaaaacatgaaattattacaaaaaaaaatccttaataaCATGTACAAGACTAATGACATTCCTGATATGGGACGTGATGTGCACATTTATATTTAGTACAGAGAAATACCtgtataaatacatataccGGTACAtagaaacataaaacaaaatgttttgtttgttggtgtAATTTCATTGTATGTGTGTTAAATAATATATGCTAGATTCAAAACTATTTACCTCTTTCTAGATGGAAACATGTGTGAAATGTGTACCAAATTCAAAACCATTTACCTCTTTCATGTCTTTCTAGatggaaacagaaaaaaaagactttGATGTTGATGAATATGTAACATATTTTGATGACATTCAACAAGAGCTTATCCAAGAAGGTATGTGGAGTATTGTGACATTATAATGAGTAACAAAATTCTTGTATCTAGCATTTTTCCTTACAACGAACTAGAACTTCTTTTGATTAAATATCAtgggaaattttgttaaaaggtAACAAAGTTTACAGGTTATTGGAGCAAAGTATCAATTGATTAGATTAATGAACAGATAATTTTTTTAGAGAGCATTGTCTCGCAGAAAGTTAAATGGTTGGAAAAAAATCAGCTTTGTCTTTgacaatttgtgttttttttggttttttttaatttaaaaagaacaaattatatttagcatgtttaggtACTTCTAAattgccctgtaccaagtcgggaaaaatggtcattgttacattatagtttaATTCACTGTTGTGTCTTTGTTCTCtcatatttgatacgtttccctcagttttagtttgtaatcccggatttgttttttctctaatgttttatgaattttaaacagcgatatactattgttgccttcaTTTAGCAAAAGAATGTAGAAGATGATTAAACAATTGTTCCATTGATTGCTCACACATTCTCCTGGATATTAAACAACAATCAAGCAAAATTATTCTGCTTGGTTGATTAcagtttttatcaatttttgtaaTTCTATATACTATCAATCAACAGCATATCTCTTAAATTTTTTTAGAGATtcttctatttttgttttgcagAGAAAAGGATGATTgatgaatatgaaaatagtttACAACAAGAAGAGAAATCATTATGTACAGCCATAGAAAGACTTTGTACTGATGAAGTGATATGTCCTATTTGTCAAAAGTAAGTTagtcattttaaatattttgacacatatgactgctgtacccctattctgacaattttacctattatgtctgttttgttcacacatcgttgtaaatataatggaatttgatgtagctgtcattcaagtgagaggtttagcactataaaaccaggttcattctaccattttctacatttaaaaatgcatgtaccaaatcagggctgttccagaaaatactataTCCCCCCCAGGGaaggcaatttttttaaatattatgtggatggttgtatttgaaataccaaaatgcAAAGGGAGTGCTGTTctaattaacttttatttctgtgggtggtgggggttaaaaaaaaagtgccgTCCCTGGGGGGACATAGCATTTTCTGGAACAGCtctcaggaatatgacagttgttgtctatacgttttatgtgttttatcatttggttttgccatttgattagcgattttctgtttcaaatttttctcaaagttcagtattttttgggATTTTACATTTTAGTTGACATATATTGTTAgaattttttacctgattataCCGTTTCCTCAATTGTCATTCATTTCATCTCAGTTCCTTATTGATCAAAATTTAATTAGTTATCTCAAGATGGATACTGGTCTACAGATTTCGGGCTGTGTAACAAACATGCATGCtattatattgtcaaaaatgtttcaaaaattgtacaaaattgtttaaaagtattttttttaatcatattgtacatgtatatcaataatGAAAATGAGTTTGATAATCAATTAGAGAAACATATTCTTACTCATGAATTATCACATTTATTCCATTTTGATAgttaaataattgaattttaaagtcCATGCTTTTTTCTCGATCTAGCttggataaaaacaatattcttcTTTTAATAGTTTAAGAGATTTTAGCTCTCAAATCATTATGAAATGATTCCATGTGATTTAAGCTTTATGACAAAAGATATTGTCATGAGTGCAGCGACCTCTTGTTGATAAAGATACAATGTGACTGTGAGTCATTTTAAATGGCATTCGTTTAGTTTGGTCCAACGATGAAGAACAGTGTGTAAAGAAAGGTTTTTACAGAAAGAAAAAGGGGAACTGTTAGAAGTATGATCCAAAAGATAAGAATCAATAAGGCagcaaacaaacaacacaacTAACCAAAAGATGTCTAGAGTGACAAAATTTCCTTATACTCACTGAAATACTTTTTTCTCTCCAGAAGTCAGTTGTTACAGAACAAAGGTGTAATATTTTGCCGATGTGGATTGAGAATAGATACAGAGGTAGGCTAAACTTCTGAGTTATTACAATTTGTGACtcaatagaaataagaagatgtggtatgagttccaatgagaaaactccATCCAAGTCGCATTGTGTAAAAAGCAATCAATTATGGGTCAGTGTCCAGCCTCTACCCAAAGCCTTTGCTCACACccaatagcaagctataaagatcCTCAAAAGGaagaatgtaaaacaattaattcaggAAAACAAACAGTCTAATCgatattaaaaaacaagaaatgagAAACTCTTCTCAACCACACCAAATATCTACAGTCTTCTGTTTTAGGTCAGGTGCATACAAATGCAGGAGGTTTTAAAGTTTTGACAGGCGGCAATCTTCAGCCTAGCCTGAAACAGTAGTgaaacattacaacataaaaagacactataaaatatcgatacacctaatcgctatttattccattccggaaaagttctaaaattacacaactttttcatccagttgaagctatctgggacactgtttaaacaattcaccatgcatgatactttttattgagacctgtttaaactactgtaaatacttcaaacaaaatatttttttacttcaattttaatttcgaaaaaagtgAATCATACTATATCACAGTTTCTTGATGAtcactttctaaagtttttcctcCCTCAGCTCATTGCTGATGACCTCCATTTTCGGACCGCATGACATAAACCggaagttgtataaatgactgtttttccaggaatggactaaatagcgataGGGTGTATTGAAATGACTACTCaatcaaaaagacaaataattattttcaagtCTATTTGCACTTAATTAGTTAAATTTAGAACGGTTGCAAAACAAGTGATGTTAGTATTAGgcaatgttttaaaacatttggttTTATTCTGTAAAAAAGTATGAAGATAGCAAATTTAAGTCCAGAAAGGTTTTATTCTATAATCCTTATGGTGGTTGAAACAGGATGTGAAACGCTTTGTATTATTTCTCAGGTGATAGCCTTTAAATTATGTGCTTTGTTTCCTATTGCAGCAAGACTGCATAACCTTAGCCAATGTTAAATCTTCTTTAGAAGAAGGTATAAACCAGCATAGTACTTCCTGTGAAGGAGAGGCTGTGTTTTCTTCTGTTCAGGACTATGGCAGTAATAACTTACTCATGTCTTGTAAGGTAGGTACCTTTGTTTAATCTAATAACATACGTCTACTTAAATCTGTTCAAGGAAGTCTAATAGTTCTGTTGGAGAATTGTATCCTATGGCCACACACTCTTAGTAGTGTCAAATACAACAGAAtactaaaaatcaaaacatgtattGCAGGCAACCACAACAAGTTTACCAGGAGTATATAATAATTTCCACAGTTGAAAagttttgccccccccccccccaaattacGTGCCATTAGGACTGGCAAaactgaaaatattgaaaatttgaaggatctatatttcaaattaaaaaaaaacagttttgaattatttcctTACATACCAATTAAATAGCAAATTTATGCTAAAAAATAACTACATTTTTATACTTCATAATCATGTAAAATGATGTAAGTAATTCATCTGCAGtgatcactagcctgtcaactcTGAAGTTGCGAGTTTAAACCATACGTGTTGTAAGACAAATTTGACTCTGATTTTAATATTGACTTGCCTGTTTTCATGGTGTACACTGTTTCCTACTTCAATAAAGTCTGGTCCCCATGGCTTAGCTAAGAGAGCTGAAAGTGATTTTAATAATCAACAAAGCAACCAATCAATGTATCtgttaaaaacatgaaaattaggAGTCAGTCAACTTATTTGCAATCACCAATTAATGCAGTCAAAAAGCTTACAATACAATATAGATActtccattctaatgaaactgatagaaaacaactttaaaacatacatttaaaaactGCCATATGTCGTCTGTGCTTGGCgtacgttttgaaaattaatgacttaatccaatcaaaatgtacattacaaacGATATTGCATCATAATctatcatttattttgtcttGTTCTTTCAGACTTGTGATTGGATGTATATTGTGATTTAGACCAGAAGTCATGGGATTGAAGACCTGATCAAATACCAAAAGGATATTAATGGAGGAGCTGGCTTCTCCAAACGTTGACTATGTTTGGAATCAAGAAGCAAAATGACTCGAAAGCTTCTTGTGTTCTAGAAAGCTGTTGTGTGTACTGAATAAGTGCTTAAACTGTGTACACATGGAGAATGTGTAAAAATACATTAGTTATGATAATGAAGTATTCTAATTTTGTGTGCAGGTACATGAACGTGATTGTAAATAAATTGTTATGTTGATATagttaatcttttaattacacAGAAAGataacagaaaaaacaaaacaaaatataaggcAGAACAGCAGACTAAACAAATTGCAAACACAATACTTTATACCATAGTTTATGTTAATTGTCATATAAACAGtcctaccacatctttttatatctacaatcaaaagataaacaTTAACCATTGACAATGTATGTTCCAGATAGCCTGACTTAGAACAAGACTTAAACTTGTTTGAGTTAAAGAGGTTTTATAATCACACAAACTTTCCTTTGCCTGTCTCATTATGGATCGTTGGTCAAGGTTAATTATATATGGTCAAGTCTATTTGGATATTAGATGCTAGAAGGAGTAGGTCAACCATActtggtgtattgaatgattataaggtgtacatgtccaacttcCAGGTTTCATATTATTTTGACATACTTTTCATAGTTCAGtgaacaatgtttaattttggggTTTGGTTTATATCTCAAATAATACAACAAAGAGAGAGCCTCTTAAATTAGGcatatgaaatgattgtaaggttaACATGTCCAACTCaatttcatctgaccttgatctcgtTTTCATGCTTCATTggaaaatgtttagttttttggTGTTGGtctatttcttatatttaatagGCAAAAGAGCCACTATATTTGTGTATTGAAGGATTGCAAGGTgtatacataaaggcaacagtagtataccgctgttcaaaactcataaatccatggacaaaaaacaaaattggggtaaaaaactaaaaccgagggaaacgcattaaatataagaggagaacaacaacacaacactaaaatgttacactcacagaaacggaccaagcatcagacaaaatcccacaggaacaacaaatataacatcaaaaccaaatacatgaatttgggatagacaagtaccgggaaacgtcttatagcaatgtgaatttacactaaaaaataagagaaaacaaacgacgcaacattaaaatgtaacacacacagaaactaacaataatagaacaatgaccatattcctgacttggtacaggacatttttataTACGTCTTGTCTAGCCAGTTTCATATGACCTTGATCTCTTTTTCATGGTCATGTTAAGTTTCTTGGTTTTGTTAGTTTATCAGATACCATAATCAATATGTCAATTATATTAGATGTATGGTATAATTGTAgggtgtacatgtatatctgacAGGGTTCATATAAACTTTCTGTGTTTCTTGGTCAATGTAAAGTTTTTGTGCTTTGGTGTGTTTTATGGATTCTATAAGCAACAGGACCGATAGTTCATCTGACCTTAACctaatttttagaaattattaaagatgttttatttgtgtGATACTTGAAAGTAAAGGGTTCATATTACAGACTTTCAACATTAATTCAATCACAAGTACAAGATCAAGACAATTGCTCATGTGCCCTCTTCTCAACAAGAATATTTCAGTTAGATAGAATTTATAGAGACCAAAatattgctgataatttttcCTATTCAAGATTTTTATGTGGCTGAAATTATATCAAAGTcttaaaaaattagaaaatattaatgaaaaccAAATCCATTCATGTCATAGtaatgcaaattttgaggtaGGGCCAAtttgtcatgattttttttcacagaaggtctaatttcaaaaaagtgccgacagaataaaatttaaaaaaacatgaaaatgctttttgatcaatatctcgatttatatatatcatgataGGTGTGATAAGTATTTAATTTAACCCTAAAAAAGGATGAAAGTCCAATATGCAGAATTTAGGATGTTTTAAGGTGGGAAAACAGAGAATCCCCCAAGAAGAACGTTTCAAAccaaaaaaagttatgtttttcGTGCCTGCTTGTTGCAATTTATACTACCTCTTccctcaaaaatgaaattggttaaGTCGTGtccttattatattaaaaatttgtaagggttccacggaacccagtgtcttgcCTACTTTTGTTGTAAATCGCAAGCTCGAcgaaaatgaggaaaaaaatcaataaaaatattcctcttgatactatcttatgattgtaagaaggtTCTGTCcaatttggtaaaaatctaggatacttaatgaatattataaatgttttgaaaactttaactgcagactgtatgtaatgttaactggtagaaaatctaagtccatttaaaagtaaaaatacagaaaaaatggagttatctttttacaaaattaacttctggatattatcttatgatcataaacaagcatctgtccaagtttggtacaaacccaggatagtttaagaaagttattaaaattttaaatactttaactacagagtgaatgttatgtttccccgcagaaaaaactaagtccatttataagtaaaatacggaaaaaatggaattttatttttacaaaatttacttctggataccatcttatgatcataaacaagcttctgtacaagtttggtagaattccaatatagtttaagaaagttattaaaatttcaaaaacttgaaccacagagtgaatatttgtggacgacgacaacgacagaatgtaggatcacttagtctcgctttttcgactaaagtcgaaggctcgacaaaaatgactTGTTTATGAAAAAGTTGTAACATCTCTAAATTGTACCAATATAGCTCCATAATAAGAACAATATGGTCAAGCATTGCCATAGCTTTAATAATAGAGCATAGAACTTCAAAAGAAACATTGTTTTCAAGATAGGGTTCGAATCTCTCCCAGtcttttttgcatattttgtgtttatataataaattttaatgtttatatcatattttttcaattgtttgctTCATTCTGGTtaattttgactaaataatataaatcatttttattaaagaaaaaaatattatatagcTTATTATGAGCATTCCTATGACTGTCTTTACTCTTAACTTACTTTCTATTcatgtgtttacatttataacatatatGCAAGGAACAACTGTCGTTAAACTGAAGTTGGTGCCTAAAATAACGAATAAAACAAGAATTGATTCTATAGCAATAAATCCCAACTGTTGCATGTGTAATAtacatatctataatactaaaattacgaggtccgataccgataccaatagtattaTCACCTGTTTcttattaccttatctgtacgttctgCATCTGACAGGGGCACCACAAAACAGTGTATGCCTGATTAATATGCCATATACACgtgtcataatcacagggttgacactactaattgtcaaattgttacctattgtagtattttagtcagtaagactttctaagataataatacgaatactaaaaatctggaccaAAATAAGgtgtataggtacagttttcaatttgttagcgggcgaGAGTGACGTAAAACagtgaatcaaagaattcaacttaatttataactaatataggacactgctgttgattaaaaatactccattccaggaccttttgttttccaaataattagtatttatcatgaccaataattgataagttccagttcgacgggtttaaacagaaagatttgaaagcagagaaaactgtgtatcttataatcggcatgattttatcagatgacaatactaatactaaagtaaggcttgcgcatagttatatactttaaattaattcagtcacggacccgcgatgccacgggtgtgttctagtatcaTAAAATAAGGCCATTGTATACAAGtttcaaaacaacacaaacaattgtTTTCGAAACCTTTTCTGAACATGGTATAACATGTAACAAATGCGGTCAACAGCAATCAGTTTTATCGCCAATTCAATCTCTGTAGATACTAGTACTGAATGTTTTAACACCGTTCCTGCACCGGAGACTAAGTCATCAGAAAATAACACAACACCACAGAACAAATCAATTACGCTACAAATCGTGATTGTAGGTAAACATCAAGAAGCTGTTGCATCTGTACAAAATTCTGTATCACAACTAAGGgccaattttttaaaatgccaGAAAAGgccatatatataacatgtgttAGTAACACAAGGTGTTCTATGACCAACTGATGGTAGATGTTCTCtggtttaaatatatataatcttatcttatcttCTGGACTAAAACCTTACAAGACCAGGACAATtacagatatacatgtattcagaATGAGAAAAATAACATTCCATTTGAATTTGTTCTATATTATTTGGCTTCTTGATAAGTTCGTGGCATGGTACCTTCTGCGCATAAAGGGTGTTAATAATTAACCAAATCAATATAAAACTAGATCTGTAAGCTCATATTAGTTAACTCACAAAAAATCATCCCAATATCAAAGAGTTTAGAacaaaagtctgtataactgtgattatcaacaattttcaaagtccaaaatttcagcaaaaattagCTGAGCAGAACgaaatttaaacttgatctgtaactcatcatggttaactggcataccaaaaatcagcccaatatcggaaagggtttagaaaaaaagtctgtatttataactgtgattttaaaCAATTGATCAAAGCCCAAAGCCAttaatttcagcaaaaattagGGGAGTGGAACGAAAaataaacttgatctgtaattCATCATgattaactcacataccaaaaatctgcccaatatctgaaagggtttagaaaaaagtctgtataactaattttcaacaatttatcaaagccCAAAAGCCAttaatttcagcaaaaattagGGGAGTGGAACGAAAaataaacttgatctgtaattCATCAtagttaactcacataccaaaaatcagcccaatatctgaatgggtttagaaaaaaactgtgtataatggtttgttgtgGAATGATGGATTTCGGAATAGgataaaactatatggcaccgacaacttcATTGCGGGGCCATAAAAGTCAATAGTCTTGGCCTTGTTTTTTCTAGGAATACCTGTTCAAGGTATATGAGAATAGCTAATGTGACGTACTTTCATATACTATCATAAGCATCTATCAGgctatttaaaacatgattgAATGAAAAGAATCCAGGGGAAAATGGCCATGGCTCTTTAGCAAGTGAATTATCTCTCAGTTGGTTACACAAAAGAGGTAACCAGTCTTTCCATCCCACCTGAAATCTCCATACTCTAAGCCAGTTTTCCGTACATCATACAATTCAACTAAACATTCTGTATGTTGACTCTGGATGGTATgatagaaaacaatatatataaatgtctcAACGCTTTATTCAATTTGAAAGGAATGTTAACATTCCATACATAGTTGTAAAATCTTCAAATAAccagaaacatacattttaaatattctaatatCAATGATTTTGTTAAATCTACTTCAAGAGTTGTTTTGTATGACACCACAGTACAATAATGATTTAAACTTGTATTTAGAAGTAGAGTTAAAGTTGTGTCATTTCTATGTCCttattacatgttttatagAAGCTATTACATGTCTTATAAAAGCTAATACATGTATTGGCATTACCACACTACATTAAGCTGTTCTTTTCTTTTGCTCCGAAATATACTTTTGTTCaaagaatttatattaaaaggaGAATAAATCACCAACAAAAGCTTATATTTTCACATGTTCACCTGTAGCAAATAAGCGCTCGACCTGGTTTGCCTAATTTTAACTgcagaaaaacaatttatattcattacagcagaaaaaatataaattgtagcATAGCATTATATTATGTTATCAGGGTGAATTAATTTGTGTAGTtgaacaaaagcaaaaaaataatttcaaacttgTTTGTTATGTATGATATAGAAATCTGCCAGACCAGAAGTTctatgggtaatttcattggtTAAGAGATAAGCATTAGTTATTTCCATTGTTTCAGACATTGTTAGCCAATCACAATGTTaagaagaagatttttaaattattacccATGAAGCTTTAGATTCAGAAATGCCTAATTAATATTCTCTAAAAGTAGTTTTCTCTTTCCTGACTataatgaaaaatcaaacttaCTGGTCATCATAGAAATAAAATTTGCTTAAGATTTGAACTAATATAATGAGAATATATACAATGACTTTTcaacaaaatgcaaatttaaatatttaaacaattactCCTTGTTGTATCtcttaataacaaaattgaTTAACATGTATTAGCTAAGATATGtctcaaaataattttacttcTGTGAGGTACTAAAACTATCAAATAATGATAATAGTGTAACATAAATAACAGCAAACATTTAGTATGAAATATATGCACGATTTATTACATATGTGACTAATAATTGAAAATCAAGATTATTGTACAAAGTCTATATTAAATCAAGACTgaattactttaaaaacaaaattacaatcaAAAGACGGAAACAAAATCTGGATATACAATCTATCTCTCATACTAATTATAAGTGTGATAATAAAATCTTGCTgaattttttagaattttagttTTCACTCTTTTGAAACATAAAGTACtataataatatgatatatatatataatgtgacacagtaaataaaataaaactagcAATTCAAGCTTTGCTATTATATAACTAAATAAATTCTGGAAaggcatttttatttttattttttccccattCATAAGCCTAGCATTGCAACTTTTCATATAAGAACAAGCTTAAGTTTTGACCCTgtaaattttaatgataaaacttttttctaaactatacattacaatgaataaaaagatataacaaaatGAATGGTCTTCAACAGTCTACTCCTACATTACAAAATATAGTTCATAAATCTGTTAAAAACTTTTTGCAGAAATAGATGGATTCTAATAGAATATTTATGTTAATGCAGCTTAAACAAGAAGTCTATGtttacatatgaaaattaaaacactGCTATTATAGGTTTTAGAAACTCTGCTAATCTAATATATAAATGACTGCAATGAATGCAACAAAAATGGCACTAAAATACATTAAACCTCAATATGTATTGTTTGtggtttattttataaataaatttcttgaTTCCCTATATTTCAGCTTTTTGGCACTACCAATTCAGCTTGTTATAAAccttttttgtaacttttgaaatgaaaattttggtTCTTTGGGTCCAAAATTTAATCCGACCAAAATAccctttaaacaaaatatcttatgattataaaatcattgcatttcaaacaGGTATCATAACTAGAGACTGAAGAGCAATATCAATACAAACCCATTTTGTAAATCAAACTGATTAAATATCtacaaaatatttgacatttcacT from Mytilus trossulus isolate FHL-02 chromosome 8, PNRI_Mtr1.1.1.hap1, whole genome shotgun sequence includes the following:
- the LOC134728245 gene encoding RPA-interacting protein B-like — encoded protein: MSGSEKTKKNHRDMYKAKTPPWKETYRKRCLDRLRQSRSKFQDRFRGINSKEMEKDANDNFIHELMREELKIIQRSFQGSPTFDDIEMETEKKDFDVDEYVTYFDDIQQELIQEEKRMIDEYENSLQQEEKSLCTAIERLCTDEVICPICQKSQLLQNKGVIFCRCGLRIDTEQDCITLANVKSSLEEGINQHSTSCEGEAVFSSVQDYGSNNLLMSCKTCDWMYIVI